Within the Vicinamibacteria bacterium genome, the region GCGGATCACAAGGGCTTGGATGGGGACGACCAGGGCCCGGCCGGAGAAGCCGGTGAGGATATCCGCCTGAACGGAGAGGCCGGGCTTGATGTCGGGGGGCGGGTTCTTGATCTGGATCTTGACCTTGAACTTGATGGCCTCGGTCTGGGCGTTCGTCTTCACGAGGGGGCTGTTGCCCACTTCCGTGACCAGGCCCTCGAAGTTCTGGTTGGGGTAGGCGTCGATGCGCACCCGCGCCTCCTGCCCCAGCTGGACGGCGGGGATAGAGGTCTCATCCACCTCCATCTCCGTCTCCACCACCGACATGTCGGAGATGGTGAGGAGCACGGTGCCGGGCTGGTTCAACACTCCTACCACCGCCACCTCGCCCTCCTCCACGCGCTTGGCGGTCACGATCCCCTCCATGGGGGCGAGGACGGTGGTCTTGGCGAGGGTGTCCTGGGCCCCTTCCAGCGTGGCCCGGGCCTGCTCCACACGACGCTCGGCGGACTGCGCCGCCGCTTCGTTGGTCGCGAACGCGGTCCGGGCCCGGTCGAGGTCTGCCTCGGAGATGATGCGGGCCCGATAGTTCTCCTGGGCGCGACGCCAGTCGGTGCCGGCCTGTTCCCGGTTGGCCCGGGCCGACTCCAAGTCCTTGAGCAGGGCCTGCATCGAGGCTTCGGAGCTGCGCGCGGCCGCCCGGGGGTTCACGGGGTCGATCTGGAGGAGGAACTGACCCTTCCGGACCCCGTCCCCCTCTTTCACCGCGAGGTGCGTGATCTGTCCGGCAACGGTGGCGGAGATGTCCACCTTCTTCTGGGCCTGCACCTTGCCGTTAGCGGTGACCTTGGCCTGCACGTCCTCTCGGCCCACGAGCGCGGTCTGCACCGGGGTCGCCTCGGGGCCGCGGTGGAAGGCGACCCATAGCCCGCCCGCAATCACGACGACCGCCGCCAGGAGCCAGGCGCGTTTCCGCTTCACCCCTACCCGCTTTCGCCGACTCGAGATTGTAAACTCCCGCCAGTCCCTCGCGTCAGACGGAGTCTCGAGGGAGGTCGAGTTCAGCAGATTGGACGACATGGGTGGGTCCTCGCTGGTTTGGACTGGCGAAGTGCTTCGAGAGCAGATACGTGCCCCCGAGGGGCCCGGTTCCCTGGGAGGGTCCTGGTCCCGGAGGGGGCTGTCCCGTAGGGATAGGCGGAGCTTGACACCGCACGGCAAGGCCATATATCCTTTAATCCGGATTGAATGATGAAGCGCGATCGTCCACCCCACGACCTGCTGGCACGGATGGAGAGCCTGGCCGACCCCACTCGTCTGCGCCTGCTCCGCCTTCTGGAGCGGCACGAGCTGGCGGTGGCGGAGCTGTGCGACGTGGTCCAGCTCCCCCAGTCCACGGTCAGCCGTCACCTTAAGATGCTGGCCGATCAGGGTTGGGTGCGCAGCCGCTCCCAAAGGACAACGAACCTCTATCGGATGGACACGGGGGAGCTGCCCTCCGGGGCCCGTCGGCTGTGGCTGCTCGCGCGCGACCAGACGGAGGGTTGGGCCACCCTGGCCCAAGACCAGCTCCGGCTGGCCCGTCGCCTGGAGGATCGTCGGGAGCGGGCGGAACGGTTCTTCGCCGGCGCGGCCGCGCAGTGGGACCGCCTGCGTCGAGAGCTTTACGGAGACGCCTTCGGGGAGGCCGCGTTCCTGGCCTTGCTCCCCGCGGGCTGGGTGGTGGCGGACCTCGGGTGCGGAACGGGGGCTCTGACCGCGGCCCTCGCTCCCTATGTGGGGCAGGTGTTCGGGGTGGACCAATCCGCTGCCATGCTGCGCGCGGCGGAGCGGCGGACGGCTGCGCTCGGCAACGTGGTCCTCAAGCAGGGCCGGTTGGAGGCCCTGCCCCTGCCCGACGGGGAGTGTGACGCCGCCCTCATGCTCTTGGCCCTCAGCTACGTCTCGGACGCTCCCCGCGCGCTGCGGGAAGCCACCCGCATCCTCCGCCCAGGCGGAAAAGCGGTGATCGTGGACCTGCTCGGCCACGATCAGGAGGAGTTTCGGCTTCGAATGGGACAGCAATGCCGGGGCTTCGAGCCAGGAGAGCTCTGCCGTGGGCTGGCCGAGGCCGGCCTCGAGTCCGCGTCCTGCCGGGCCCTCCCCCCGGAGCCGGGGGCCAAGGGCCCCGCCCTGTTCCTGGCCTCGGCCAACCGGCCTCTGGCCCTCGCGCGGCCGGCGGCCCGGCCCGCATTCCCGCGTTCATGAAGAAAGAAAGAGAGAGACCTATGACCAGCACCCTCGCCCCCGCCACCAAAGGGGTTCTCGAACACAGAGTGGCCGACATCAAGCTCGCGGAGTGGGGCCGGAAGGAGATCCTGCTCGCGGAACAGGAGATGCCCGGACTGATGGCCGTGCGCCAGGAATACGCGGCCAGCCAGCCGCTGAAGGGCCAGCGCATCACGGGCAGCCTCCACATGACGATCCAGACCGCGGTGCTCATCGAGACTCTAAGGGCGCTGGGGGCCGAGGTTCGTTGGGCCTCCTGCAACATCTTCTCCACCCAGGACCACGCAGCAGCGGCGGTGGTGGTGGGGTCCGAAGGGACGGTTGAGAAGCCGCAGGGTGTGCCCGTCTTCGCCTGGAAGGGGGAGACCCTGGAAGACTACTGGAATCTCACCGAGCGTGCCCTCGACTTCGGCGGCGGCCGCGGCCCCACCCAGGTCGTGGACGACGGCGGTGATGCCACGTTGCTCATCCACAAAGGTCACGAGTTCGAGAGGGTGGGAAGGGTCCCCGATCCCGCGACGGCGGAGAGCGAGGAATTCAAGGTCGTGCTCCGCCTGCTCGCCCGCATCCAGAAGGAGAGCCCGCAGCGGTGGCAGAGAGTGGCCGCGGAGTGTCATGGCGTCTCCGAGGAGACGACGACCGGCGTCCACCGGCTCTATGGGATGCAGATGGCAGGAACCCTGCTTTTCCCCGCTATCAACGTGAACGATAGCGTGACCAAGAGCAAGTTCGACAACCTCTACGGCTGCCGACACTCGCTCGTGGACGGCCTCATGCGAGCTACCGACGTCATGCTGGCGGGAA harbors:
- a CDS encoding efflux RND transporter periplasmic adaptor subunit — its product is MKRKRAWLLAAVVVIAGGLWVAFHRGPEATPVQTALVGREDVQAKVTANGKVQAQKKVDISATVAGQITHLAVKEGDGVRKGQFLLQIDPVNPRAAARSSEASMQALLKDLESARANREQAGTDWRRAQENYRARIISEADLDRARTAFATNEAAAQSAERRVEQARATLEGAQDTLAKTTVLAPMEGIVTAKRVEEGEVAVVGVLNQPGTVLLTISDMSVVETEMEVDETSIPAVQLGQEARVRIDAYPNQNFEGLVTEVGNSPLVKTNAQTEAIKFKVKIQIKNPPPDIKPGLSVQADILTGFSGRALVVPIQALVIRDIERKPGEAPKPGAPREEEGVYLMENGKARFQPIKTGLLGEFNMEVHDGLKGGETLITGPFKALRALKPGDPVQLEKPRKGEDRRPI
- a CDS encoding metalloregulator ArsR/SmtB family transcription factor, encoding MMKRDRPPHDLLARMESLADPTRLRLLRLLERHELAVAELCDVVQLPQSTVSRHLKMLADQGWVRSRSQRTTNLYRMDTGELPSGARRLWLLARDQTEGWATLAQDQLRLARRLEDRRERAERFFAGAAAQWDRLRRELYGDAFGEAAFLALLPAGWVVADLGCGTGALTAALAPYVGQVFGVDQSAAMLRAAERRTAALGNVVLKQGRLEALPLPDGECDAALMLLALSYVSDAPRALREATRILRPGGKAVIVDLLGHDQEEFRLRMGQQCRGFEPGELCRGLAEAGLESASCRALPPEPGAKGPALFLASANRPLALARPAARPAFPRS
- the ahcY gene encoding adenosylhomocysteinase, coding for MTSTLAPATKGVLEHRVADIKLAEWGRKEILLAEQEMPGLMAVRQEYAASQPLKGQRITGSLHMTIQTAVLIETLRALGAEVRWASCNIFSTQDHAAAAVVVGSEGTVEKPQGVPVFAWKGETLEDYWNLTERALDFGGGRGPTQVVDDGGDATLLIHKGHEFERVGRVPDPATAESEEFKVVLRLLARIQKESPQRWQRVAAECHGVSEETTTGVHRLYGMQMAGTLLFPAINVNDSVTKSKFDNLYGCRHSLVDGLMRATDVMLAGKVAVVCGYGDVGKGCAQALKGQGARVVVTEIDPICALQASMEGYAVLTLDEVVETADIFVTATGNRDIITAEHMARMKDKAIVGNIGHFDNEIDMDGLGKFPGVRRVNIKPQYDQWVFPDGHGVLILAEGRLLNLGCATGHPSFVMSTSFTNQVLAQLELASKGGQYQKQVYVLPKALDEKVARLHLAKLGVKLTSLSPRQAAYLGVKVEGPYKSDQYRY